The following are from one region of the Stigmatella ashevillena genome:
- a CDS encoding sodium:proton exchanger produces the protein MQALLVFLAIAALSLLASSRTLLDAARLPGVAQLAASGLLFLIFGALLGPGQTGVLTLQDLESLRPVVALGLGTVGVILGLNLDPRLLRLLPRVVFTAALAHAGVAFLFVSVPLAAVLLLTSELPLATAVGGAALLGAAASLSSGHFAVLGYRSGRMERSRGLAVALLTILDDGVGLGVLALALALSASASPAEGLGLVSLAMLLGMMCGALIAFLTYGLKDPAELMAVTLGGVALVGGAAAYLRVSALLAGVACGATLALVGGRAVEQVARALGRFERPAYLVLVFLVGCHLHGQDMDAWLLLPGYVTLRFVGKILGGALARRYAANMLELPPRLGYALISQGGLALCLVAEYLLLVPGTLSQQVFDIVAVGAIINEVLASRAFRRVLEPPRRAPEGTA, from the coding sequence GTGCAGGCGCTGCTCGTCTTTCTCGCCATCGCGGCGCTCTCCCTGCTCGCTTCGAGCCGGACGTTGCTGGACGCGGCGCGCCTGCCGGGTGTCGCGCAGCTGGCGGCCAGTGGGCTGCTGTTTCTGATCTTCGGGGCCTTGCTCGGGCCGGGACAGACCGGGGTGCTCACCCTCCAGGATCTGGAATCCCTGCGGCCCGTGGTGGCGCTGGGCCTGGGGACGGTGGGCGTCATCCTGGGGTTGAACCTGGATCCCCGGCTGTTGCGGCTGTTGCCGCGCGTGGTGTTCACGGCCGCCCTGGCCCATGCCGGGGTGGCCTTTCTGTTCGTGTCGGTGCCGCTGGCGGCCGTGCTGCTGCTCACCAGCGAGCTGCCCTTGGCCACGGCGGTGGGCGGCGCGGCGCTGCTGGGCGCGGCGGCCAGCCTCTCGTCAGGACACTTCGCGGTGCTGGGCTACCGCAGTGGACGCATGGAGCGCTCGCGCGGGCTGGCGGTGGCGCTGCTCACCATCCTGGATGACGGCGTGGGGCTCGGCGTGCTGGCGCTGGCGCTGGCGCTGAGCGCCTCGGCCAGCCCCGCGGAGGGGCTGGGGCTGGTGAGCCTGGCGATGCTGCTGGGGATGATGTGCGGCGCGCTGATCGCCTTCCTCACGTATGGGCTGAAGGATCCCGCGGAGCTGATGGCCGTCACCCTGGGCGGCGTGGCGCTGGTGGGGGGCGCGGCGGCCTACCTGCGCGTGTCCGCGCTGCTCGCGGGCGTGGCGTGTGGGGCGACGCTGGCGCTGGTGGGGGGCCGGGCCGTGGAGCAGGTGGCGCGCGCCCTGGGCCGCTTCGAGCGGCCCGCGTACCTGGTGCTGGTGTTCCTGGTGGGCTGTCACCTCCATGGCCAGGACATGGATGCGTGGCTCCTATTGCCGGGGTACGTGACGTTGCGCTTCGTGGGGAAGATTCTGGGCGGCGCCCTCGCGCGGCGCTATGCGGCGAACATGCTGGAGCTGCCCCCCCGCCTGGGCTACGCCCTCATCTCCCAGGGCGGCCTGGCGCTGTGCCTGGTGGCGGAGTACCTGCTGCTGGTGCCCGGAACGCTGTCCCAGCAGGTCTTCGACATCGTCGCGGTGGGAGCGATCATCAACGAAGTGCTGGCCAGCCGCGCCTTCCGGCGGGTGCTGGAGCCGCCCCGAAGGGCGCCCGAGGGCACGGCATGA
- a CDS encoding general stress protein has protein sequence MSDKDNKGSMTVAEAGRKGGETVRNERGREFYETIGRKGGATVKAERGRSFYEEIGRKGGETVKAERGAKFYEEIGKKGGDRVKATRGPNFYEEIGRKGGQKVKKLIEEGKRAARAAMAQPEQQPTAPQEPASAPAVPTPPTEGQEPHRE, from the coding sequence ATGTCGGACAAGGACAACAAGGGCAGCATGACGGTGGCCGAGGCGGGACGAAAAGGCGGAGAGACTGTCCGCAACGAGCGCGGCCGCGAGTTCTACGAGACGATCGGCCGCAAGGGAGGTGCGACCGTGAAAGCCGAGCGCGGCCGCTCCTTCTACGAGGAGATCGGCCGCAAGGGCGGCGAGACCGTGAAGGCCGAGCGCGGCGCGAAGTTCTACGAGGAGATCGGCAAGAAGGGCGGCGATCGCGTGAAGGCGACGCGGGGGCCGAACTTCTACGAGGAGATCGGCCGCAAGGGTGGGCAGAAGGTGAAGAAGCTCATCGAAGAGGGCAAGCGCGCGGCCCGAGCGGCGATGGCTCAGCCCGAGCAGCAGCCCACGGCGCCCCAGGAGCCCGCGAGCGCTCCCGCGGTGCCGACTCCCCCCACCGAGGGGCAGGAACCCCATCGCGAGTAG
- a CDS encoding N-acetylmuramoyl-L-alanine amidase has product MRTRLVLCLLLLSSVAAAAKQDVAETAYQEARTAYYALKGDAARRKLRHHWLSVAHRFEAVASEHPKSTRAPDALFTAGELMNELSRISFLPEDQQAAVTDYTKLMESHPRHRLADDAAFYLARIYLERQDQPEAARRVLTDSLAVTSKGDRSREIKDLLASLPAAKAPPARKPTAPAVAEAPVSRPDPSTPSLVDAISKASTPKPAPEPIVVPVKLSEPTVPATASVSPAPAPVSAPPTPAPVTAPPASPPAVAVAPPKPSAPQPKPVAETPAAPATASLDKLMSETRLKSAAKMSRQTELTLVEQLGLKVRRVVIDPGHGGHDTGAIGHDRTREKDITLAISLKLAAELRERGLEVLLTREEDRYVRLEDRAAFANEARGDLFISIHCNSATNRKLRGVETYTLNLSSDRYSIRLAARENATTEKGISDLQFILADLATKANTGESTRLASQVQKSLVGQLSKDFKGTRDLGTKEALFYVLLGAKMPAILVETAFLSHAEDEKRLASPEYQDTVAQSIAQGVEDFLNDRNRLAKIN; this is encoded by the coding sequence ATGCGCACCCGGCTCGTTCTCTGCCTCCTGCTGCTGTCGAGTGTTGCCGCCGCGGCGAAACAGGATGTGGCCGAGACCGCTTACCAAGAGGCGCGGACGGCGTACTACGCCCTGAAGGGCGACGCCGCCCGGCGCAAGCTGCGCCACCACTGGCTCAGCGTGGCCCACCGGTTCGAGGCCGTGGCCAGCGAGCACCCCAAGAGCACGCGCGCCCCGGATGCGCTCTTCACGGCGGGCGAGCTGATGAATGAGCTCAGCCGCATCTCCTTCCTGCCGGAGGATCAGCAGGCGGCCGTCACCGACTACACGAAGCTGATGGAGTCCCACCCCCGGCACCGGCTCGCGGATGACGCGGCCTTCTACCTGGCGCGCATCTACCTGGAGCGCCAGGATCAGCCCGAGGCCGCCCGCCGGGTGCTGACGGACAGCCTCGCCGTCACCTCCAAGGGAGACCGGAGCCGCGAGATCAAGGATCTGCTCGCCTCGCTGCCCGCGGCCAAGGCGCCGCCCGCGCGCAAGCCGACCGCGCCCGCGGTGGCCGAGGCCCCCGTCTCCCGCCCGGACCCGTCCACGCCTTCGCTGGTGGATGCCATTTCGAAGGCGAGCACGCCCAAGCCCGCGCCGGAGCCCATCGTCGTCCCGGTGAAGCTGTCCGAGCCCACGGTTCCGGCCACGGCCTCCGTGTCTCCGGCCCCCGCGCCTGTTTCCGCCCCGCCGACTCCCGCGCCCGTCACCGCCCCACCGGCCTCCCCGCCCGCCGTCGCCGTCGCCCCGCCGAAGCCCAGCGCGCCGCAGCCCAAGCCCGTGGCCGAGACACCGGCCGCGCCCGCCACGGCCTCGCTCGACAAGCTCATGTCCGAGACGCGCCTCAAGAGCGCGGCGAAGATGTCGCGCCAGACGGAGCTGACGCTCGTCGAGCAGCTCGGCCTCAAGGTGCGCCGGGTCGTGATTGATCCAGGCCACGGGGGCCATGACACCGGCGCCATCGGCCATGATCGCACGCGCGAGAAGGACATCACGCTCGCCATCTCTCTGAAGCTCGCCGCCGAGCTTCGGGAGCGCGGCCTGGAGGTGCTCCTCACGCGCGAGGAGGACCGCTACGTTCGGCTGGAGGACCGGGCGGCCTTCGCCAACGAGGCCCGGGGCGATCTCTTCATCTCCATCCACTGCAACTCCGCCACCAACCGCAAGCTGCGCGGGGTGGAGACGTACACCTTGAACCTCTCCTCGGATCGCTACTCCATCCGCCTCGCCGCGCGCGAGAACGCCACCACCGAGAAGGGCATCAGCGATTTGCAGTTCATCCTGGCGGACTTGGCCACCAAGGCGAACACGGGCGAGTCCACGCGCCTGGCCTCCCAGGTGCAGAAGAGCCTCGTGGGCCAGCTGTCCAAGGACTTCAAGGGCACCCGGGATCTGGGCACCAAGGAGGCCCTCTTCTACGTGCTGCTGGGAGCGAAGATGCCGGCGATCCTCGTCGAGACGGCCTTCCTGTCCCACGCCGAGGACGAGAAGCGGCTGGCCTCGCCGGAGTACCAGGACACCGTGGCCCAGTCGATCGCTCAGGGCGTCGAGGACTTCCTCAACGACCGGAACCGGCTGGCGAAGATCAACTGA
- a CDS encoding DUF3592 domain-containing protein, whose protein sequence is MQFVIPHAPRPVRFAQVPGAIGRLLKTLALGLGLIAVLGAGAAGVGRFFLRESAFLSQAQEVRGLIAGVRLPPREERADAEATLEVLYSHKGVQYSAGEVRTTAEYAEGLGHGAEVLLLVDPSQPDRPREARFTRGRAGAVHLLPWALGVGVLGALALLLRELRRTLRAEVEPLRLGALVWLTPEGPLPETRKEVVFPATYWRQDVKHAVQARARPGRAPVRNGDKVLAAVVPRQPRWVRVIDEDLARTLGWIR, encoded by the coding sequence GTGCAGTTCGTCATTCCCCATGCGCCTCGCCCGGTCCGGTTCGCCCAGGTTCCCGGCGCCATCGGGCGGTTGCTGAAGACGCTTGCCTTGGGGCTGGGGCTCATCGCGGTGCTGGGCGCGGGCGCGGCCGGGGTGGGGCGCTTCTTCCTGAGGGAGAGCGCCTTCCTCTCCCAGGCCCAGGAAGTCCGGGGGTTGATTGCAGGCGTGAGGCTCCCCCCTCGCGAGGAGCGGGCGGACGCGGAGGCCACCCTGGAGGTGCTCTACAGCCACAAGGGCGTGCAGTACTCCGCAGGGGAGGTGCGCACCACCGCCGAGTATGCCGAGGGGCTCGGCCATGGGGCGGAAGTGCTGCTGCTCGTGGACCCGTCGCAGCCGGATCGCCCCCGCGAGGCGCGCTTCACCCGGGGCCGTGCCGGCGCGGTGCACCTGTTGCCGTGGGCGCTGGGGGTGGGAGTGCTGGGGGCCCTGGCCCTGTTGCTCCGAGAGCTGCGCCGCACCCTGCGGGCGGAGGTGGAGCCGCTGCGCCTGGGCGCGCTGGTATGGCTCACCCCGGAGGGCCCCCTGCCCGAAACGCGCAAGGAAGTCGTCTTCCCCGCCACGTATTGGCGGCAGGACGTGAAACACGCCGTCCAGGCCCGGGCCCGTCCCGGCCGAGCGCCGGTCCGCAATGGCGACAAGGTGCTGGCCGCCGTGGTGCCCCGGCAGCCCCGCTGGGTGCGTGTGATTGACGAGGATCTGGCCCGCACGTTGGGGTGGATCCGCTGA
- a CDS encoding protein kinase domain-containing protein, whose amino-acid sequence MLAAGMGMQNNSDDDSDFDDALIREVARSPPPLPLPGVGEHLGGKDGQRFEILAPLGVGSMGQVFRAWDQELRRVVALKFIQPHEALGEAPLRTLLREARAIAQLDHENIVRVFDMSEWSGRGWEPRVPFLIMECLQGESLSALLSRGRLPLGRALEIMVGIAAGLAHAHEHQVIHRDLKPSNVFINQRGIAKLLDFGLAHLLSSGPSALPHLPSAGTPVYMAPEQWQGEAQDERTDIWAAGAVLYEMLTGEPPYPHSTSLDDLRAQVASPEPVPSVRGRNPELPQEVEQLLATALAKEPARRFPTAQELGEELRELSDRFGHRPEVHRPSAPERRQVTLVSCALSGLALGPEKLDADDLGELEEAFLQCCEEIIQRHGGTIALYLGDEVLACFGYPVAREEDTERAVRAGLELIREVPPALQRQRAALPLGTLAVKAGIHTGKVALRARLREHQGGMLIIHGEALRAASWVASQAEPGMLLVSQSTWALVRGAFEARSAGSRFFESLSDPRQLGLYRVLQERPSEFRFDRVLAAGGLTPLVGRKRELRQLLEAWEQARHGHGSLVLVSGEAGIGKSRLIQELLAHLNLEEAVYYQSQCWPQFSASAFHPIVEMLRRRMPEDPLSGLIAEHAYLLGALLEVPVPGAPLRPPLSRERWKEGTLQALLTLSLRTAREHPVLALIEDVHWADPSTLEFLGLVLEHVERERLLIVLSARPDFRPAWPPRPWLHRMVLDRLPAELTARMVREAARGRMLPEETVQRLALKTDGIPLFVEEMTHMVLERAPSGEVPTIREGAAIPASLHELLLARLDLLPSRQRILAQVCAVVGRGMALSLPAAVLQRDEAGVRRDLEGLVAAGLLQPQGAGWEAGYQFRHVLLQDAALHSLPRSTRREYHRRIAEVLAERFPDMVALQPEVLAHHATEAGEYAQAIRSWYRAGQLASLRSANPEAVSHFQRALKLLRSLPDANQRASEELELLIALGTPLAQMQGYRSPDVERIYARARALFQQVGEALPQLELSYWGPFAYYFSRGEYSQAHELAERLVDLGRRQNHQELLALGHRMMASILFIWGQIPAALEHILQALENSHFELAQHQQLAEKHWVNPRVMALAFGAMVLSVMGRDEEAQRFSHEALQLSQRIGHPHTTASALTYVTVACHLRRDVEGALKWADEAIALASEHGFPAWQLWCTLVRIWALSERGHAREGLELMREGISRWARLGIRAGLYQHNLGLLAEMHLKLGEPREALELLLPALHRPETGEHFYEAELIRLRGEALRALGREEEARGCFRQALRIAHSQEAHAFEQRAREALGGLSEGASPSS is encoded by the coding sequence GTGCTCGCTGCGGGGATGGGGATGCAGAACAACTCGGACGATGACTCGGACTTCGACGACGCGCTGATTCGCGAAGTGGCCCGGTCGCCTCCGCCGCTGCCCCTGCCAGGCGTGGGGGAGCACCTGGGCGGGAAGGACGGTCAGCGGTTCGAGATTCTCGCCCCCCTGGGCGTCGGGTCCATGGGACAGGTCTTCCGGGCGTGGGATCAGGAACTCCGGCGGGTGGTGGCCCTCAAGTTCATCCAGCCGCACGAGGCGCTGGGGGAGGCGCCGCTGCGCACCCTGCTGCGCGAGGCGAGGGCCATTGCCCAGCTCGACCACGAGAACATCGTCCGCGTCTTCGACATGTCCGAGTGGAGCGGCCGGGGTTGGGAGCCGCGCGTCCCGTTCTTGATCATGGAGTGTTTGCAGGGAGAGTCATTGTCCGCATTGCTGTCGCGGGGGCGGCTTCCCCTGGGCCGAGCCCTGGAGATCATGGTGGGCATCGCCGCGGGGTTGGCGCATGCGCATGAGCACCAGGTCATCCACCGGGATCTCAAGCCCAGCAACGTCTTCATCAACCAGCGAGGGATCGCGAAGCTGCTCGACTTCGGCCTGGCCCACCTGTTGTCCTCGGGCCCCTCCGCGTTGCCTCACCTACCGTCGGCCGGCACACCGGTCTACATGGCTCCGGAGCAATGGCAGGGAGAGGCCCAGGACGAGCGCACCGACATCTGGGCCGCGGGGGCCGTTCTCTACGAGATGCTCACCGGTGAGCCCCCCTACCCCCACAGCACCTCCTTGGATGATCTGCGCGCGCAGGTGGCTTCCCCCGAGCCCGTTCCTTCCGTCCGGGGACGGAACCCAGAGCTTCCGCAGGAAGTGGAGCAGCTGCTGGCCACGGCGTTGGCGAAGGAGCCCGCGAGGCGCTTTCCCACGGCACAGGAGTTGGGAGAGGAGCTGCGGGAGCTGTCGGATCGTTTCGGCCACCGGCCGGAAGTTCATCGGCCCAGCGCCCCCGAGCGCCGTCAAGTGACCCTGGTGTCCTGCGCCTTGTCCGGGCTGGCGCTCGGTCCGGAAAAGCTGGACGCGGATGATCTGGGAGAGTTGGAGGAGGCGTTCCTCCAGTGCTGCGAGGAAATCATTCAGCGCCACGGCGGCACCATCGCCCTGTACCTCGGTGATGAGGTGCTGGCGTGCTTTGGCTACCCCGTGGCCCGTGAAGAGGACACGGAGCGTGCGGTGCGCGCGGGGCTGGAGCTGATCCGGGAAGTCCCCCCTGCCCTCCAGCGGCAGCGGGCGGCGTTGCCTCTGGGGACGCTGGCCGTGAAGGCCGGGATCCACACCGGCAAGGTGGCCCTGCGGGCCCGGCTCCGGGAGCACCAGGGCGGAATGCTCATCATCCATGGCGAGGCGCTCCGGGCCGCCTCGTGGGTGGCAAGCCAGGCCGAGCCCGGCATGCTGCTCGTCAGCCAGAGCACCTGGGCGCTGGTGCGCGGGGCCTTCGAGGCCCGGTCCGCGGGTTCCCGCTTCTTCGAGAGCCTGTCGGATCCCCGGCAGTTGGGGCTCTACCGCGTGCTCCAGGAGCGTCCCTCGGAGTTCCGGTTCGACCGGGTGCTCGCCGCCGGAGGCCTCACGCCCCTGGTGGGCCGGAAGCGGGAGCTGCGGCAGTTGCTGGAAGCCTGGGAGCAAGCGCGACATGGCCACGGGTCGCTCGTCCTCGTCAGCGGGGAGGCCGGTATCGGCAAGTCCCGCCTCATCCAGGAGCTGCTCGCGCACCTGAACCTGGAAGAAGCCGTCTACTACCAGAGCCAGTGCTGGCCGCAATTCAGCGCCAGCGCGTTTCACCCCATCGTCGAGATGCTGCGTCGGCGGATGCCCGAGGACCCTCTGTCCGGCCTGATCGCGGAGCACGCGTACCTCCTGGGGGCCCTTCTCGAGGTGCCCGTCCCCGGAGCGCCGCTGCGGCCCCCGCTCTCCCGGGAACGGTGGAAGGAAGGAACGCTCCAGGCCCTGCTGACCCTGTCGCTGCGAACGGCCCGCGAGCACCCGGTGCTGGCCCTCATCGAGGACGTGCACTGGGCCGATCCGTCCACCTTGGAGTTTCTCGGCCTCGTTCTCGAGCACGTGGAGCGGGAGCGGCTGCTCATCGTGCTCAGTGCGCGGCCCGACTTCCGGCCGGCCTGGCCCCCTCGCCCCTGGCTGCACCGGATGGTGCTGGACCGGCTGCCCGCGGAGCTCACCGCCCGGATGGTGCGGGAGGCGGCCCGAGGCCGGATGCTGCCCGAGGAGACGGTTCAACGGCTGGCGCTGAAGACGGACGGAATCCCCCTCTTCGTCGAGGAGATGACGCACATGGTGCTGGAGCGGGCGCCCAGTGGAGAGGTGCCCACCATCCGGGAGGGGGCCGCCATTCCAGCCTCCCTCCACGAGCTGCTGCTGGCGCGGTTGGACCTGCTGCCTTCGAGGCAACGGATCCTCGCTCAGGTCTGCGCGGTGGTGGGGCGTGGCATGGCGCTGTCCCTGCCCGCCGCCGTGTTGCAGCGGGATGAGGCGGGGGTGCGGCGAGACTTGGAGGGGCTGGTGGCGGCGGGGCTCCTCCAGCCCCAGGGGGCGGGCTGGGAGGCGGGCTATCAGTTTCGCCACGTGCTCTTGCAGGATGCGGCCCTGCACTCGCTGCCGCGCAGCACCCGCCGGGAATACCACCGTCGCATCGCGGAGGTCCTCGCGGAGCGCTTCCCGGACATGGTGGCGCTTCAGCCCGAGGTGCTCGCCCACCACGCCACGGAGGCGGGGGAGTACGCACAGGCCATTCGCTCCTGGTACCGGGCCGGGCAGCTCGCGAGTCTGCGCTCCGCCAACCCGGAGGCCGTCAGCCACTTCCAGCGGGCATTGAAGCTGCTCCGGTCCCTGCCGGACGCGAACCAGCGGGCCTCGGAGGAACTGGAGCTGCTCATCGCCCTGGGCACGCCGCTGGCCCAGATGCAGGGGTACCGCTCGCCCGACGTGGAGCGCATCTACGCGCGGGCACGGGCGCTCTTCCAGCAGGTGGGAGAGGCCCTGCCCCAGCTTGAGCTCTCCTACTGGGGGCCTTTCGCCTATTACTTCTCGCGGGGAGAGTATTCCCAGGCGCACGAGCTGGCCGAGCGGCTGGTGGACCTGGGCCGACGCCAGAACCATCAGGAACTGCTCGCCCTGGGCCACCGGATGATGGCCTCCATCCTCTTCATCTGGGGGCAGATTCCTGCGGCGCTGGAGCACATCCTCCAGGCACTGGAGAACTCCCACTTCGAGCTCGCCCAGCACCAGCAGCTGGCTGAGAAACACTGGGTCAATCCGCGCGTCATGGCCCTGGCCTTCGGCGCCATGGTGCTCTCCGTGATGGGCCGGGACGAGGAGGCCCAACGCTTCAGCCACGAGGCGCTCCAGCTCTCCCAGCGCATCGGCCACCCGCACACCACCGCCAGCGCGTTGACCTACGTCACCGTGGCCTGTCACCTGCGTCGGGATGTGGAGGGGGCCTTGAAGTGGGCGGATGAGGCCATCGCGTTGGCGAGCGAGCACGGCTTCCCGGCATGGCAGCTCTGGTGCACCCTGGTGCGCATCTGGGCCCTGTCCGAGCGGGGCCATGCCCGCGAGGGGCTGGAGCTCATGCGCGAGGGCATCTCACGCTGGGCGCGTCTGGGCATCCGCGCGGGGCTGTACCAGCACAACCTCGGCCTGCTGGCGGAAATGCACTTGAAGCTGGGAGAGCCCCGGGAGGCGCTGGAGTTGCTGCTCCCGGCGCTGCACCGGCCGGAGACGGGCGAACACTTCTATGAGGCCGAGCTGATCCGGCTCCGGGGAGAGGCCCTGCGAGCGCTGGGGCGGGAGGAGGAGGCCCGGGGGTGCTTCCGGCAGGCCCTCCGGATCGCCCACTCGCAGGAGGCCCACGCCTTCGAGCAGCGCGCACGGGAGGCCCTGGGCGGGCTCTCTGAAGGGGCCTCCCCTTCTTCCTGA
- a CDS encoding DUF5995 family protein, with amino-acid sequence MADIFIAARAHESESLETPEERIQQRSPRTTGETLLCMRQQLEHFYARRDSRAIFLRAYYIMTTEVRAAIHGEGDYQQPIFFDGEWVDEVAARFSRLYFSSLKAPACEAWKRAHALAGEAHSSVIENLMLGINAHINYDLAFGIHALLREGGEYLNPERLARRRFDHDQINNILMRCIPKIQTVLAREFGGGIRIFSDLFGKLDELLTFTGLRSYRDRVWHNVLALLSARTSEERHKVEKRLDWESLQIAEVISQGSALNRMVWRVDGRLRDWRYKAPLLEQERAGGIRAQRASHHLLQRPF; translated from the coding sequence ATGGCAGACATTTTTATCGCCGCCAGGGCGCATGAGTCGGAGTCCCTGGAGACCCCCGAAGAGCGCATTCAGCAGCGGAGCCCTCGCACCACCGGCGAGACGCTGCTGTGCATGCGCCAGCAACTCGAGCACTTCTACGCACGCAGGGACAGCCGAGCGATCTTCCTGCGCGCCTACTACATCATGACCACGGAGGTGCGTGCGGCCATCCACGGGGAGGGCGACTACCAACAGCCCATCTTCTTCGATGGCGAGTGGGTGGATGAAGTCGCGGCCCGGTTCAGCCGACTCTACTTCTCCTCCCTGAAGGCCCCCGCCTGTGAAGCGTGGAAGCGGGCGCATGCCCTGGCGGGAGAGGCGCATTCGAGCGTCATCGAGAACCTGATGCTCGGCATCAACGCGCACATCAACTACGACCTGGCCTTCGGCATTCACGCGCTCCTCCGCGAGGGAGGCGAGTACCTGAACCCCGAGCGGCTGGCCCGCCGGAGGTTCGATCACGACCAGATCAACAATATCCTCATGCGCTGCATCCCGAAGATTCAGACGGTGCTGGCGAGGGAGTTCGGGGGAGGGATCCGGATCTTCAGCGACCTGTTCGGCAAGCTGGACGAGCTGCTCACCTTCACGGGGCTCCGGTCCTACCGGGACCGGGTCTGGCACAACGTGCTGGCCCTCCTGTCGGCGCGCACCTCGGAGGAGCGCCACAAGGTGGAGAAGCGTTTGGACTGGGAGTCCCTCCAGATCGCCGAGGTCATCTCCCAGGGCAGCGCCCTGAACCGCATGGTCTGGCGCGTGGACGGCCGCCTGAGGGACTGGCGGTACAAAGCCCCCTTGCTGGAGCAGGAACGCGCCGGCGGCATCCGCGCCCAGCGTGCCTCGCACCACCTCCTGCAACGGCCCTTCTGA